In one window of Ruminococcus hominis DNA:
- a CDS encoding YczE/YyaS/YitT family protein encodes MTKTKRISGMLLGILFIGLCVSFLRLSQFGVDPFSAMNLGISGFIGWSFGTWQLLVNAIILVVVFFQARTCIGAGTIINMVFVGYIADFICYVANDVVQIQMNLPLRILALLLAQLMASMGVALYMVADMGIAPYDSVAIIIEKLTHQKIPFHKARILSDVVVVIIGIIFATASGAGIWSVVGIGTIINACFNGPLIQFFKTKLETFYL; translated from the coding sequence ATGACGAAGACAAAAAGAATCAGTGGAATGTTACTGGGAATACTGTTTATTGGATTATGTGTATCTTTCTTACGACTTTCACAATTTGGTGTGGATCCGTTCAGTGCGATGAATCTTGGAATCAGTGGGTTTATCGGATGGAGTTTTGGAACGTGGCAACTGCTTGTCAATGCGATCATTCTTGTAGTTGTATTCTTTCAGGCAAGAACCTGCATTGGTGCGGGTACCATTATCAATATGGTATTTGTCGGATATATTGCAGATTTTATCTGTTATGTAGCAAATGATGTAGTGCAGATTCAGATGAATCTGCCACTGCGTATCCTTGCACTGCTGCTTGCTCAGCTGATGGCGTCCATGGGAGTGGCATTATATATGGTTGCAGATATGGGAATTGCCCCATATGACAGTGTCGCAATTATAATCGAGAAACTGACACATCAAAAAATTCCATTCCATAAAGCAAGGATTCTTTCGGATGTTGTTGTCGTAATTATCGGAATTATATTTGCCACTGCATCTGGGGCAGGTATCTGGTCGGTAGTAGGGATTGGTACAATTATAAATGCCTGCTTCAATGGTCCATTAATTCAATTTTTTAAAACAAAACTGGAAACATTTTACCTATAA
- a CDS encoding alanine/glycine:cation symporter family protein, which translates to MFQTIISTISSFMYSKLLVIILIGAGVYFTVRTRFPQVRLFKRACGSVMEKPEDKEAISSFQALMVSTASRVGTGNIVGVSSAICIGGFGSVFWMWVIAIIGSASALIESTLAQIYKKRGEDGSCYGGPAYYIEAALHCRPLAIVFCVAMILTYAFGFNMLASYNLQSTFSVFSSYNAEMSPWIIGGILAVLTGWCLLGGGSRIVKVTSRVVPVMGIAYIGISLLVVIINIQNVPAMFVRIFEEAFDFRAIFGAFSGSAMMQGIRRGLYSNEAGIGSAPNASASANVSHPVKQGLVQMLSVFIDTLLLCTATAMMCMSSGIDPAKELQGAPWVQASLQESLGSFGPVFITVAMVFFAFTTLLGNCFYCDNLLIYIHKKQPGKAFMKGFRLVSALAIFLGAGMEMSLLWDLSDVLMGVMALINIPVILILSGIAFKAVQDYEAQLKKGLNPVFKSADIGLSQKTDFWR; encoded by the coding sequence ATGTTTCAAACGATTATTAGTACAATAAGTTCTTTTATGTATAGCAAACTACTGGTTATTATACTGATTGGTGCGGGAGTGTATTTTACAGTCCGTACAAGATTTCCACAGGTAAGGTTATTTAAGAGAGCTTGTGGATCCGTAATGGAAAAGCCAGAGGATAAAGAGGCAATTTCCTCTTTTCAGGCACTTATGGTTTCAACAGCATCCCGTGTGGGAACGGGAAATATTGTCGGGGTTTCATCGGCAATTTGTATAGGGGGATTTGGTTCTGTATTCTGGATGTGGGTGATTGCGATCATCGGAAGTGCATCTGCTCTGATCGAGAGTACATTGGCACAGATTTATAAGAAAAGAGGGGAAGACGGAAGCTGTTATGGGGGACCGGCTTACTATATTGAAGCGGCACTTCATTGTCGCCCGCTGGCAATTGTTTTTTGCGTTGCAATGATTTTAACCTACGCATTTGGATTTAATATGCTGGCATCTTATAATCTGCAGTCTACATTTTCAGTATTTTCTTCTTATAATGCAGAGATGAGTCCATGGATCATCGGTGGAATTTTGGCTGTGCTGACAGGATGGTGTCTGCTTGGCGGCGGCTCACGTATCGTAAAAGTAACGTCAAGGGTTGTGCCAGTAATGGGGATTGCGTATATCGGAATTTCACTTTTAGTAGTAATTATTAATATTCAGAATGTGCCGGCAATGTTTGTGCGCATTTTTGAAGAAGCATTTGATTTTAGAGCAATTTTCGGAGCATTTTCCGGTTCAGCCATGATGCAGGGAATCCGCCGGGGACTCTATTCCAATGAGGCAGGTATCGGTTCTGCTCCGAATGCATCTGCTTCAGCAAATGTCAGCCATCCGGTAAAACAGGGGCTGGTACAGATGTTATCCGTATTTATTGATACTTTGCTGCTTTGTACAGCAACAGCAATGATGTGTATGTCATCTGGGATTGACCCGGCAAAAGAATTGCAGGGAGCACCATGGGTGCAGGCGTCTCTGCAGGAATCACTTGGTTCCTTCGGTCCGGTTTTTATTACAGTAGCAATGGTATTTTTTGCATTTACAACTCTGCTCGGAAACTGTTTTTATTGTGACAATCTTTTAATATATATTCACAAAAAACAGCCGGGAAAAGCTTTTATGAAAGGCTTCAGACTGGTATCGGCACTTGCAATCTTTCTGGGAGCAGGAATGGAGATGTCTCTTTTGTGGGATCTTTCCGATGTATTGATGGGGGTTATGGCGCTCATTAACATTCCGGTTATCCTGATTTTATCAGGGATTGCATTTAAAGCGGTCCAAGATTATGAAGCACAGTTAAAGAAAGGACTTAACCCTGTTTTTAAAAGCGCAGACATCGGGCTTAGTCAAAAAACAGATTTCTGGAGATAG
- a CDS encoding DinB/UmuC family translesion DNA polymerase has product MEKERTYIAIDLKSFYASVECKERNRDPLTTNLVVADKSRTEKTICLAVSPALKCYGIPGRARLFEVVQKVKEANSVRRWKAPNRTFIGASDDSTELDINPALEIDYIVAPPRMALYLEYSTRIYSIYLKYIAPEDIFPYSIDEVFMDVTDYLHTYNMTARELAMTMIHDVLKTTGITATAGIGTNMYLCKIAMDIVAKHIKADKDGVRIAELDEMSYRRKLWGHRPLTDFWRVGKGYAKKLEEYGLYTMGDIARCSIGKENELYNEDLLYRLFGVNAELLIDHAWGYEPCTMEMVKTYKPETNSVCSGQVLHCPYDFEKAKLVVKEMTDQMVLDLVDKKLVTDQIVLTVGYDIENLNNADRKKQYHGEVTIDRYGRRIPKHAHGTTNLKRQTSSTKLIMDAVIELYDRIVDRNLLIRRINITANRLVDESSVKKEEVYEQLDLFTDYEAQRKKKEEDEAALDREKRMQEAMLSIKKKFGKNAVLKGMNLQEGATAKDRNEQIGGHKA; this is encoded by the coding sequence ATGGAAAAGGAAAGAACCTATATTGCAATCGATCTTAAGTCATTCTATGCGTCTGTGGAATGTAAAGAACGAAATAGGGATCCTTTGACGACCAATCTTGTAGTTGCGGATAAAAGCAGAACAGAAAAAACAATCTGTCTTGCGGTATCTCCAGCTTTAAAGTGTTATGGGATACCAGGAAGGGCTCGTTTATTCGAGGTTGTTCAAAAAGTAAAAGAAGCCAACAGCGTCCGCAGGTGGAAAGCGCCGAATAGAACTTTTATCGGAGCCTCTGATGACAGCACAGAATTAGATATCAATCCGGCACTGGAGATTGATTATATTGTTGCTCCACCCAGGATGGCTCTCTATCTGGAATACAGCACCAGAATTTACAGCATTTATCTGAAATATATTGCGCCGGAAGATATTTTCCCTTATTCGATTGACGAAGTATTTATGGATGTAACGGATTATCTGCATACGTATAATATGACAGCAAGAGAACTTGCAATGACCATGATACATGATGTGCTGAAAACGACAGGTATAACGGCAACTGCTGGAATCGGAACAAATATGTATCTGTGTAAGATTGCGATGGATATCGTGGCGAAGCATATTAAAGCAGATAAAGATGGTGTACGAATTGCAGAACTGGATGAAATGTCATACCGAAGGAAACTCTGGGGTCACAGACCACTTACTGATTTCTGGAGAGTAGGAAAAGGATATGCAAAGAAACTGGAAGAATACGGGCTTTATACAATGGGAGATATTGCAAGATGTTCCATCGGAAAAGAAAATGAATTATACAATGAAGATCTGTTATACAGGCTTTTTGGTGTTAATGCAGAGCTTCTGATCGACCATGCCTGGGGATATGAGCCCTGTACCATGGAAATGGTCAAGACCTACAAACCGGAAACGAACAGTGTTTGTTCCGGGCAGGTACTTCATTGTCCTTATGATTTTGAAAAAGCAAAATTAGTCGTCAAAGAGATGACAGACCAGATGGTTTTGGATTTGGTGGATAAGAAGCTTGTCACAGACCAGATCGTGTTGACAGTTGGTTATGATATTGAGAATCTGAACAATGCCGACAGGAAAAAACAGTATCATGGAGAGGTTACGATCGACCGTTATGGAAGAAGAATCCCGAAACATGCACATGGAACGACCAATCTGAAACGGCAGACTTCCTCAACAAAACTGATAATGGATGCAGTAATAGAGCTATATGACAGGATCGTTGACAGAAACCTGCTTATCAGAAGAATCAATATCACGGCGAACAGGCTTGTGGATGAAAGTTCGGTAAAGAAAGAAGAAGTGTATGAGCAGCTGGATCTTTTTACGGATTATGAGGCACAAAGGAAAAAGAAGGAAGAGGATGAAGCAGCGCTGGATCGCGAAAAACGTATGCAGGAAGCAATGCTTAGTATCAAAAAGAAATTTGGAAAAAACGCTGTACTGAAGGGGATGAATCTTCAGGAAGGCGCAACCGCTAAGGATAGAAATGAACAAATTGGCGGACATAAGGCGTAA
- a CDS encoding VOC family protein, whose amino-acid sequence MLKNVLIVVNDIEKSIEFYRDLFGLQVILQNEGNVILSEGLVLQDACLWGKTLDEISTPFNNMMELYFEEFDIDGLLAKYESGKYFVRYATELAEIAGGQKLVRLYDPSGNLIEVRTPFRCN is encoded by the coding sequence ATGCTGAAAAATGTATTAATCGTGGTAAATGATATAGAAAAATCCATAGAGTTTTATAGGGATTTATTTGGATTACAAGTGATTCTTCAGAATGAAGGAAATGTGATTTTATCGGAGGGTCTTGTTTTGCAGGATGCCTGTTTATGGGGGAAGACACTGGATGAGATTTCCACTCCATTCAATAACATGATGGAATTGTATTTTGAGGAATTTGATATAGATGGATTGCTTGCAAAATATGAATCTGGTAAGTATTTCGTCCGATATGCCACTGAACTAGCAGAGATTGCGGGTGGTCAGAAACTTGTAAGACTGTATGATCCGAGTGGTAATCTCATTGAGGTTCGCACTCCATTCAGGTGTAATTAA
- a CDS encoding peptide deformylase, whose translation MSGWTAQICQHEIDHLSGKII comes from the coding sequence TTGTCAGGATGGACGGCGCAGATCTGTCAACATGAAATTGATCATTTGTCAGGGAAAATCATATAA
- a CDS encoding AEC family transporter: MQISLLLMEEIAKLFAIMLMGYAVVKAGLMKSSESKSISVVMVYLVIPCVIIDAFQVDYTSDVKKGLLLACAAVLVHVLFLILTAILKQVLQLDTIERATVIYSNAGILVIPLVQDLLGQEYVIYSSAYIAVQLVLIWTHCKNMICEEDRLEWKKVFLNVNIISIIVGVILFICRIQLPSGVQDVMDMMNNMIGPIGMLLAGMVIADVPLKTVFTKKRNYVSTVLRLIVYPIFILILMKMINTFAGLNDSKQILLTVYIASITPACATVTSMAQLYDKDAAYASSLYVLTTLLSIVTMPVMVGMYEMFV; the protein is encoded by the coding sequence ATGCAAATCAGTTTATTACTAATGGAAGAGATTGCAAAGCTTTTTGCGATCATGCTTATGGGATATGCGGTTGTAAAAGCTGGACTTATGAAGTCATCAGAGAGTAAAAGCATATCTGTAGTTATGGTTTATCTTGTTATTCCATGTGTGATTATCGACGCATTTCAGGTGGACTATACATCAGATGTAAAAAAAGGACTGCTCCTGGCATGTGCAGCAGTTCTGGTACATGTTTTATTTCTGATACTTACCGCAATATTAAAACAAGTATTACAGCTAGATACGATTGAGCGTGCAACTGTTATTTATTCAAATGCCGGTATACTGGTGATTCCGCTGGTACAGGACTTGCTTGGACAGGAGTACGTTATTTACTCCAGTGCTTATATTGCGGTACAGCTGGTTCTGATCTGGACACACTGCAAAAATATGATTTGTGAAGAAGATAGATTAGAGTGGAAAAAAGTATTTTTGAACGTAAATATTATTTCAATCATAGTAGGGGTGATATTGTTTATCTGCAGAATCCAGTTACCTTCGGGTGTACAGGATGTCATGGATATGATGAATAATATGATTGGTCCGATCGGTATGCTGCTTGCCGGAATGGTTATTGCGGATGTACCTCTTAAGACTGTATTTACTAAAAAAAGGAACTATGTTTCGACAGTATTGAGATTGATTGTCTATCCAATATTTATATTGATTTTAATGAAAATGATTAATACATTTGCGGGATTAAATGATTCCAAACAGATTCTCCTGACTGTGTATATTGCATCCATAACACCTGCCTGTGCAACTGTGACGTCCATGGCACAACTATATGATAAAGATGCGGCATATGCGAGCTCATTGTATGTACTTACGACACTGCTGTCAATTGTGACCATGCCAGTGATGGTGGGAATGTATGAGATGTTTGTGTGA
- a CDS encoding winged helix-turn-helix transcriptional regulator: protein MIQNYIENANFEDTGFAYTLSLISGKHKMVILYCLMEFETVRFNELKRYLKTISDKTLSTNLKELEADKLIVRTEYPQIPPKVEYALSERGKSLMTVLDQLCVWGEENRLTE, encoded by the coding sequence ATGATACAGAACTATATTGAGAACGCCAATTTCGAGGATACTGGCTTTGCCTACACATTGTCGCTGATCTCCGGCAAGCACAAGATGGTCATTCTTTACTGCCTGATGGAGTTTGAGACGGTGCGATTCAATGAGTTGAAACGGTATCTGAAAACCATTTCCGACAAGACTCTCAGCACGAATCTCAAGGAGCTGGAAGCGGATAAACTGATTGTCCGTACCGAGTATCCACAGATTCCGCCGAAGGTGGAATATGCACTTTCGGAGCGTGGGAAATCGCTGATGACTGTGCTGGATCAGCTCTGTGTCTGGGGCGAGGAGAATCGACTGACAGAGTGA
- a CDS encoding flavin reductase family protein codes for MRTKLNITEGIFPMPVLMVATYNEDGSVNVMNAAWGTMQERDSVVLNLTETHKTVQNIKARGAFTVSIADAAHIVEADYFGVESGNKVADKFARSGLTASKAETVDAPVINEFPICLECRFIEYQNNEYGCGVIGKVVNVTADESVMVDGKVDMSKVNAIAFDPYTHGYYKVNERVGEAFRDGLKLKK; via the coding sequence ATGAGAACAAAACTGAATATTACCGAAGGCATTTTCCCAATGCCGGTTCTGATGGTTGCAACTTACAACGAGGACGGCAGCGTCAATGTCATGAACGCCGCATGGGGCACCATGCAGGAGCGGGACTCCGTTGTTCTGAACCTCACCGAGACACACAAGACCGTACAGAACATCAAGGCACGGGGAGCATTCACCGTCAGCATTGCCGATGCTGCCCACATAGTGGAAGCAGACTATTTCGGTGTAGAGTCCGGCAATAAAGTTGCCGATAAATTTGCCCGCAGCGGTCTGACAGCCAGCAAAGCAGAAACAGTAGATGCCCCTGTCATCAACGAGTTCCCGATCTGCCTGGAGTGCAGGTTCATCGAATATCAGAACAATGAATACGGATGCGGTGTCATCGGTAAGGTGGTCAATGTCACTGCCGATGAGAGCGTTATGGTAGATGGAAAAGTTGATATGTCTAAGGTCAACGCCATCGCATTTGACCCCTACACCCACGGCTATTATAAAGTCAACGAGCGTGTGGGCGAAGCATTCCGAGATGGCTTAAAGCTGAAAAAGTAA
- a CDS encoding helix-turn-helix domain-containing protein, with translation MILADKIIEERKKNGWSQEELANQLGVSRQAVSKWESAGAVPDLQRILQMSELFGVSTDYLLKDEMQAENITYHESTESYAEPLKKVTMENANEFLDTKRNGSKVVANATSMCILSPILLIVLVTMAEDSVFHVSESLATVFGCVFLLGMVAAAVFLFITYGMRESHMEHFEKECFETEHGVSGMVREKKDSYEPIFIRGTAVGVVLCILAVIPTIIAGSMEASDYYCGLSVGLLLFILAIGVNLLVRVGMVKSSYDTLLQEGEYTKEEKLFKKKTDTFSGVYWCLTTAIYLAWSFWTMSWDITWIVWPVAGVLFAALLGVVKMVLKNGSETQHYI, from the coding sequence ATGATTTTAGCTGATAAGATTATAGAGGAAAGAAAAAAGAATGGATGGTCACAGGAAGAACTAGCCAATCAGTTGGGCGTATCCAGACAGGCAGTATCTAAGTGGGAAAGTGCAGGAGCTGTTCCAGATTTGCAAAGAATTTTACAGATGTCGGAGCTATTTGGTGTTAGTACAGATTACCTATTAAAAGATGAAATGCAAGCAGAAAATATCACCTATCACGAAAGTACTGAAAGCTATGCAGAACCGTTGAAAAAAGTAACTATGGAGAATGCAAATGAATTTCTTGACACGAAAAGAAATGGATCCAAAGTAGTGGCAAACGCAACAAGTATGTGTATCTTAAGTCCAATATTATTGATTGTTCTTGTGACAATGGCAGAAGATAGCGTATTTCATGTTTCGGAATCTCTGGCAACAGTATTTGGATGTGTTTTTTTGCTTGGAATGGTTGCGGCAGCTGTCTTTTTGTTTATTACATATGGAATGCGTGAATCACATATGGAACATTTTGAAAAAGAATGCTTTGAAACAGAGCATGGTGTATCTGGAATGGTACGAGAAAAAAAAGATTCCTATGAACCAATTTTTATCAGAGGAACAGCTGTTGGGGTAGTGCTTTGTATACTGGCAGTGATTCCGACAATTATTGCCGGATCTATGGAAGCGTCCGACTATTACTGTGGTCTTTCCGTCGGATTACTGCTATTCATACTTGCAATAGGAGTGAATCTGTTGGTTCGTGTTGGGATGGTAAAAAGCAGTTACGATACCCTTCTTCAGGAAGGCGAATATACAAAAGAAGAAAAACTGTTTAAGAAAAAGACTGACACGTTTTCTGGTGTATATTGGTGCTTGACTACAGCGATTTACCTTGCATGGAGCTTCTGGACGATGAGCTGGGATATTACATGGATTGTATGGCCGGTTGCAGGTGTTTTGTTTGCAGCATTGCTTGGTGTGGTGAAAATGGTGTTAAAGAATGGCAGTGAAACTCAGCACTATATTTAA
- a CDS encoding DUF3021 domain-containing protein produces MKKKMIQRGLLGFPLGIAIGFVITVIISMCIGDGSFYPVNPELIDTMKNELNAVILQTILCGILGTGFAMASVIWEIDSWSLAKQSGIYFSIACVTMFPIAYITNWMKHNAIGILSYVGIFVAIFVITWLVQYFVWKRKVKRMNDGVRKSNNAK; encoded by the coding sequence ATGAAAAAAAAGATGATTCAGCGTGGGCTTCTCGGATTCCCTCTCGGCATTGCTATCGGTTTTGTAATAACTGTGATTATATCAATGTGCATAGGAGATGGTTCGTTCTATCCTGTCAACCCTGAGCTGATTGATACAATGAAAAATGAATTAAACGCAGTTATTCTTCAAACAATTCTCTGCGGAATTTTGGGTACAGGCTTTGCAATGGCTTCCGTTATTTGGGAAATTGATTCGTGGAGCCTTGCAAAGCAAAGCGGAATTTACTTTTCCATTGCCTGTGTTACGATGTTTCCGATTGCCTATATTACGAATTGGATGAAGCATAATGCCATTGGTATTCTTTCATATGTAGGAATATTCGTTGCAATTTTCGTCATCACTTGGCTCGTTCAATATTTTGTATGGAAACGCAAAGTGAAAAGAATGAATGACGGAGTTCGGAAGAGTAATAACGCAAAATGA
- a CDS encoding LytTR family DNA-binding domain-containing protein — protein sequence MQIEIKLDENCKEPKIIVVTNKMTDEINEIMKRLSDEQPKMIAGFKDDIVEVLEPFDIYRIFAASGKVFTETNHGEYTLRLRLYEMEQRLDSNFFVRISNSDIINLRKVKGFDLSFAGTICVTLSNGTVTYVSRRFVAKIKQLLGI from the coding sequence ATGCAAATTGAAATCAAGTTAGATGAGAACTGCAAGGAACCCAAAATCATCGTTGTGACAAACAAAATGACCGACGAAATCAATGAAATCATGAAAAGGCTTTCAGACGAGCAGCCGAAAATGATTGCCGGATTCAAAGATGATATTGTCGAAGTGTTGGAGCCGTTTGATATTTACCGCATTTTTGCTGCATCGGGCAAAGTGTTTACCGAAACAAATCACGGTGAGTACACGCTCCGTCTGCGGCTTTACGAAATGGAGCAGCGGCTGGACAGCAACTTTTTTGTCCGAATATCAAACTCGGATATTATCAATCTGAGAAAAGTCAAGGGTTTTGATTTAAGCTTTGCAGGAACAATTTGTGTCACGCTTTCAAATGGGACGGTTACTTATGTTTCAAGGCGTTTTGTCGCCAAGATCAAACAATTATTAGGAATATGA
- a CDS encoding TfoX/Sxy family protein → MASSKEYLEFILGQLSELEEITYRAMMGEFIIYYRGKIVGGIYDDRLLVKPVKSAISYMPTAPYELPYEGAKEMLLVDEVDNKEFLTGLFHAMYDELPALKPKKKK, encoded by the coding sequence ATGGCATCAAGCAAGGAATACTTAGAGTTTATTTTAGGGCAGCTATCTGAGTTAGAAGAAATTACTTATCGAGCTATGATGGGAGAATTTATTATTTATTATCGTGGCAAGATTGTAGGTGGTATCTATGATGATAGATTACTTGTTAAACCAGTAAAATCAGCAATTAGTTATATGCCGACAGCTCCGTATGAATTACCCTATGAGGGAGCAAAAGAGATGTTGTTGGTAGATGAGGTTGATAATAAGGAATTTTTGACAGGCTTGTTTCATGCAATGTATGATGAATTGCCAGCCCTAAAACCGAAAAAAAAGAAATAA
- a CDS encoding GNAT family N-acetyltransferase — MIRKLLNGDIDRVADIWLKTNLKTHYFISNQYWKSNYELVKEMMSQSEVYVFEVDKMIQGFVGLNDEYIEGIFVSDEMQSCGIGKLLLDYIKDKKVSLRLNVYQKNARAISFYQREGFIIQCEDLDEDTGEKEYTMLWKRK, encoded by the coding sequence ATGATTAGAAAATTACTGAACGGAGATATCGATAGAGTTGCTGACATATGGTTAAAGACAAATCTGAAAACACATTATTTTATTTCCAATCAATACTGGAAAAGTAATTATGAATTAGTGAAAGAAATGATGTCACAATCCGAAGTCTATGTGTTTGAAGTGGATAAAATGATACAAGGATTTGTAGGACTAAATGATGAATATATCGAAGGTATTTTTGTCTCTGATGAAATGCAGTCATGTGGCATAGGTAAACTTTTATTGGATTATATTAAGGATAAAAAAGTTAGCTTACGATTAAATGTATACCAGAAGAATGCCAGAGCAATTTCTTTTTACCAAAGAGAAGGGTTCATTATTCAATGTGAAGATTTGGATGAAGATACTGGTGAAAAAGAATACACCATGCTATGGAAACGAAAATAG
- a CDS encoding YodL domain-containing protein yields the protein MDYVKEYCLEVDAANYKCLYSDRMLESDDLDGLYATFNDNPPADYKVHSLSVSDVVIMHQNGETKAYYVDQFGFAELPDFAAQREKILDIVSEIENVDYENDLTCISFYAAECAEDEIYGLTDNTLYQLNRLNTYGLLCMCIPLYNETLRDCFTVGEKKKYQKIDDNGELVIE from the coding sequence ATGGACTATGTAAAAGAATATTGCCTCGAAGTAGATGCAGCAAATTATAAATGCTTATATTCAGACAGAATGCTGGAAAGTGATGACCTGGATGGACTTTATGCTACATTCAACGATAATCCACCGGCAGATTATAAAGTACATTCTTTGTCAGTCAGTGATGTAGTCATCATGCACCAAAATGGAGAAACAAAAGCATATTATGTGGATCAATTTGGATTTGCAGAACTTCCAGACTTTGCAGCACAAAGAGAAAAAATACTCGATATTGTCTCGGAAATAGAAAATGTGGATTATGAAAATGATCTTACATGTATCAGCTTTTATGCGGCTGAATGTGCTGAAGATGAAATTTATGGTCTTACTGATAATACTTTATATCAGTTAAATCGATTAAATACATATGGGTTGCTCTGTATGTGTATCCCTCTATATAACGAAACGCTCAGAGACTGTTTTACAGTGGGGGAAAAGAAAAAATATCAAAAAATTGATGATAATGGTGAGCTTGTGATAGAATGA
- a CDS encoding type II toxin-antitoxin system RelE/ParE family toxin — MDYKVVVTAEAEEDLNQFVQYLLFAKKNKQAAKNVLDDFEDTIKKLKYVASSLKVCDNPRLQSLGYRRINFQQHRYFMLYRIENDVVYVDDIFHELQDYENRMI, encoded by the coding sequence ATGGATTATAAAGTAGTTGTAACAGCTGAAGCAGAAGAAGACTTAAACCAGTTTGTACAGTATCTGCTTTTCGCCAAGAAAAATAAGCAGGCAGCAAAGAATGTGCTTGATGATTTTGAGGATACTATTAAAAAGTTGAAGTATGTAGCGAGTAGTTTGAAGGTATGCGACAATCCACGTTTACAGAGCCTTGGATATCGTCGAATAAATTTTCAACAGCACAGATATTTTATGTTGTACAGAATAGAAAATGATGTTGTATATGTGGATGATATTTTTCATGAGTTACAAGATTATGAAAACAGAATGATATAA
- a CDS encoding type II toxin-antitoxin system RelB/DinJ family antitoxin has translation MASTIQIRVDDDLKNKSDQLFKDLGTDTTSAIRMFLTQAVAYNGFPFEIKRTVHNPYKSMTEEEMLQRLEQSRESSKKGNYRNADDVISDMRGKYGL, from the coding sequence ATGGCAAGTACAATTCAGATTAGGGTAGACGATGACTTAAAAAATAAATCAGATCAGCTTTTTAAAGATCTTGGAACTGATACGACATCAGCAATAAGGATGTTTTTAACGCAGGCGGTTGCATACAATGGATTTCCATTTGAAATAAAACGAACTGTGCATAATCCTTATAAATCTATGACGGAAGAAGAGATGCTTCAAAGATTGGAACAATCCAGAGAATCTTCAAAAAAGGGGAATTACCGAAATGCAGATGATGTGATTTCAGATATGAGAGGAAAATATGGATTATAA
- a CDS encoding helix-turn-helix domain-containing protein produces the protein MSEKRCYIVQELQEILGVSRPTIYNLLKKKEFRWIQLDGGKYRVSKKCFDDWLDNLEQ, from the coding sequence ATGTCAGAGAAAAGATGTTATATAGTTCAGGAGTTACAGGAAATCTTAGGAGTCAGCAGACCTACTATTTATAACCTTTTGAAGAAAAAGGAATTCCGGTGGATCCAGTTGGATGGCGGAAAGTATCGTGTCTCTAAGAAGTGTTTCGACGACTGGCTCGATAACTTGGAACAGTAA